A stretch of the Clostridium fungisolvens genome encodes the following:
- a CDS encoding HAMP domain-containing sensor histidine kinase, which translates to MKISLRKKLSIAILIAILGSIALTSFISNYTVNKKFKEYLIDEHKSKENDVIKLIEDLYAKQNSFTNTDKDEIQRYAELQKLYIEVRDLNNTTLYSSGNDYLQQKNGMGNMMMGSMMRNFSGMNLGQYTEDKYPLSINSKNVGTIIIGYFGTSYLSSGSVTFMSTLNHSFLLSAVIALIFGLLISIIISKGISKPIINITKTANTMRTGNLEVRSLVNTTTKEIDELSNSINYLAETLNDQEMLRKRMTSDIAHELRTPLTTLKTHIEAFIDGIWEPTTERFESFYEEIERLTKLVDNLRNLAKLEQTDLNLNKSTVNISNELEKIIDSFKPLYIKENYELKGIITQDIITMLDKDKFKQIITNLLSNSYRYLKENGRVAVTLNKENQNIIIKVIDTGIGIPEKDLPYIFERFYRSDISRNANTGGSGIGLTITKALVEAHGGKISVQSKENEGTTFTIYLPA; encoded by the coding sequence ATGAAAATATCCTTAAGGAAAAAATTATCTATCGCTATCCTAATAGCAATTTTAGGCTCAATTGCTTTAACAAGTTTTATATCAAATTATACAGTAAATAAAAAGTTTAAAGAATATCTAATTGATGAACATAAATCTAAAGAGAATGATGTAATAAAACTAATTGAAGACTTATATGCTAAACAAAACAGTTTCACAAATACAGATAAAGATGAAATTCAAAGATATGCAGAGCTGCAAAAACTATATATTGAAGTAAGAGATCTCAATAATACTACCTTATACTCTTCAGGTAATGATTATTTACAACAAAAAAATGGTATGGGAAATATGATGATGGGTTCTATGATGAGGAACTTTTCCGGAATGAACTTAGGTCAATATACAGAAGATAAATATCCTTTATCTATTAATAGCAAAAATGTTGGTACTATTATTATTGGATATTTTGGAACATCGTATCTATCTTCAGGTTCTGTTACCTTTATGAGCACCTTAAATCATTCTTTTTTATTATCCGCTGTTATAGCTTTAATTTTTGGATTATTAATCAGTATAATAATTTCAAAAGGCATTTCAAAGCCCATTATCAACATAACTAAAACAGCAAATACCATGAGAACTGGTAATCTTGAGGTCAGATCCTTAGTTAACACTACCACTAAGGAAATAGATGAGCTTTCTAATTCTATAAATTACCTAGCTGAAACTTTAAATGATCAAGAAATGCTTAGAAAAAGAATGACCTCAGATATTGCACATGAACTAAGAACTCCTTTAACAACTCTCAAAACTCATATCGAGGCATTTATAGACGGTATATGGGAACCAACTACAGAAAGATTCGAATCTTTTTATGAAGAAATAGAAAGGCTAACTAAGCTTGTAGATAATCTTCGTAACTTAGCTAAACTAGAGCAAACAGACCTTAATTTAAATAAAAGTACAGTAAATATATCTAATGAATTAGAAAAAATAATAGACTCTTTTAAGCCTCTTTATATAAAAGAAAATTATGAACTAAAAGGGATAATTACACAAGATATAATTACCATGCTTGATAAAGATAAATTCAAGCAAATAATAACTAACCTACTTTCAAATTCCTATAGATATTTAAAAGAAAACGGCAGAGTTGCTGTAACTTTAAATAAAGAAAACCAAAATATAATTATCAAGGTTATTGATACTGGAATCGGTATTCCTGAAAAAGATTTACCCTATATTTTTGAACGATTTTATAGAAGTGATATATCTCGTAATGCAAACACCGGTGGCTCAGGTATAGGACTTACTATAACCAAAGCTCTTGTAGAAGCTCATGGGGGAAAAATATCTGTCCAAAGTAAAGAAAATGAAGGAACTACATTTACTATCTATCTTCCAGCTTAA
- a CDS encoding CBO0543 family protein produces the protein MSIIWISLAYKFADWKNWKIYYPTLLFYGMGDLIYNVAFKDNLLWKFEVDYLVPSINGLFIYFAIFVPIILLYLSKFPKQFIYQVGYILLWIGIFTSIELFTTSIGMQKNYNNWNIWWSVLHNVIMFPIIILHHKKHYVLSWSTALIFLVFIMNIFKVPIFLSK, from the coding sequence ATGAGCATAATATGGATTTCTCTTGCTTATAAATTTGCAGATTGGAAAAATTGGAAAATATACTATCCGACCTTACTTTTCTATGGCATGGGAGATTTAATTTATAATGTGGCCTTTAAAGATAACCTCTTATGGAAATTTGAAGTAGATTATTTAGTACCATCTATAAATGGATTATTTATTTACTTTGCAATATTTGTACCCATTATTTTGTTGTACTTATCTAAATTCCCAAAACAGTTTATTTATCAAGTTGGATATATACTGCTTTGGATAGGAATTTTTACATCAATAGAATTATTTACGACATCAATAGGTATGCAGAAGAATTATAATAATTGGAATATATGGTGGTCTGTACTTCACAATGTAATTATGTTCCCGATTATAATATTACATCACAAGAAACACTATGTCCTATCTTGGAGTACGGCTTTAATCTTTCTTGTGTTTATAATGAATATTTTTAAAGTGCCCATTTTCTTGAGCAAATGA